In Ostrinia nubilalis chromosome 10, ilOstNubi1.1, whole genome shotgun sequence, a single genomic region encodes these proteins:
- the LOC135075469 gene encoding serine/arginine repetitive matrix protein 1: MVRYTVDRSRKQMICLSKLEQASKNNRVSFSFQQQEVFLTSRVTHVVCDTRAASPAVRPAGPRRERRADAMLQRVRRDLVPQSPHHSYVQLTVQKAISLLDKLYDTFFTAPRKAHVRFFTKHFIKIEFLDKVCRPVYKEFDEWPEISVEPDLPKKEKKESPDNQTTNTTNPIQYQQILGQKMTRKSRPRIKEKEEKEQKAGYCEMCNADYADAALHRRSPGHLAFVRDHANFLALDSLISSGADVATFLDKATVNGERRSLRKICNGDIEPKNKRSKRSQSPDSAVNGHSSPRRNGLEEERKHNTRCAKRTNEQLAEDRQYYKVVTSTKLRSSGGFPTKRRESPPAMNGAKPLVVKFRKVRRSELSVLSDEAEQFMFPKRASSTSSTASSDDDEVALKVVNTKRKSPPKPQTPVVNERRRLARPLALKEESSEEDSWPEDKRRRKRRVAPVVKRGRRAGLTRAIERREEETVDETLLPPPEPAPAEPPPAEPEVSPLREEPVEKCMKWEDGKLKYTPAVEQLEFAFESVPRSEPWFETFRRQDQDQVVVKNVHKYFELYTTASPKLPYEIGQLPPLKPNCCPLSDLVKREEKPGPSRAYGTRGMKKQRVRHRAQALAAHDARPRKSPREHASTLAILGSAGLLQRRRPDDAKSTASEDTTSDAPAPRPDPAVAEAHEASERLRQFLSDVFEDAAEFDMSEAPADGEPSVVASSNAPDVSSLVSECERCDLIRSEIEAGVAERARGRRGKFKKKNKTGWPNKRKRAKKDSRAGSADTAPGDRSDADTDTRQSTASEDDSPAPSDPDRTLDGESDDDADRTLKREADDASEDESVQLDLKVVVQEDKGKGSPDKDDKRSSRSSLSDSEDRELRKKRRALQGLLLQPVVRVARVDPAAARRLRSAARPKRAR, from the exons ATGGTACGGTACACTGTAGACAGATCAAGAAAACAGATGATCTGTCTGTCCAAGTTGGAACAGGCCTCAA AAAATAACCGAGTTTCTTTCTCTTTCCAGCAACAAGAGGTGTTCCTGACATCACGGGTGACTCACGTGGTGTGCGACACGCGCGCGGCGTCGCCGGCGGTGCGGCCGGCGGGCCCGCGCCGTGAGCGCCGCGCCGATGCGATGCTGCAGCGCGTGCGACGCGACCTCGTGCCGCAATCGCCGCACCATAGCTACGTGCAACTCACCGTGCAGAAG GCTATAAGTCTATTGGATAAACTGTATGACACATTCTTCACGGCGCCCCGTAAAGCGCATGTCCGATTCTTCACTAAACATTTTATCAAGATTGAGTTTTTGGACAA GGTGTGTAGACCAGTGTACAAGGAATTTGATGAGTGGCCAGAGATATCGGTAGAGCCTGATCTCCCAAAGAAAGAGAAGAAAGAATCTCCAGATAACCAAACTACTAATACTACCAACCCTATACAGTATCAGCAAATCTTAGGTCAAAA AATGACGCGAAAAAGCAGGCCGCGGAtcaaagaaaaagaagagaAGGAACAAAAGGCTGGTTACTGTGAGATGTGCAACGCGGACTATGCCGACGCCGCGTTACACCGTCGCTCGCCAGGGCACTTGGCTTTCGTCCGCGACCACGCCAACTTCCTAGCGCTAGACTCCCTCATAAGTTCTGGAGCAGACGTCGCCACCTTCCTAGACAAAGCCACCGTCAACGGCGAAAGGAGATCCCTAAGGAAAATATGCAACGGGGACATAGAACCTAAAAATAAACGCTCCAAAAGATCTCAGAGCCCGGACTCGGCGGTCAACGGACACTCCAGTCCGAGGCGCAACGGCTTAGAAGAAGAGAGGAAACATAATACGCGGTGTGCGAAGCGAACCAATGAGCAACTAGCGGAAGACCGGCAGTATTACAAAGTTGTGACTAGTACTAAATTGCGCTCGAGTGGGGGCTTCCCTACTAAACGAAGAGAGTCACCACCTGCTATGAATGGGGCGAAGCCTCTAGTGGTGAAATTTCGCAAGGTGCGGCGGTCTGAGCTATCAGTGCTGAGTGACGAAGCTGAGCAGTTCATGTTCCCCAAACGGGCAAGCTCTACCAGTTCCACGGCGTCGTCTGATGACGACGAGGTTGCACTCAAA GTCGTCAACACGAAGCGAAAGAGCCCGCCGAAACCGCAAACACCGGTAGTCAACGAGAGGCGGCGTTTAGCGCGACCTTTAGCCTTGAAAGAGGAGTCGTCCGAAGAGGACAGTTGGCCGGAGGACAAGCGGCGGCGGAAGCGACGGGTGGCGCCGGTCGTCAAGCGAGGGCGAAGGGCCGGGCTCACGCGGGCTATAGAACGTAGAGAAGAAGAGACTGTGGATGAAACCCTATTGCCGCCACCAGAACCGGCGCCCGCGGAGCCCCCGCCGGCCGAGCCCGAAGTCAGCCCCTTGAGAGAGGAACCGGTGGAGAAATGCATGAAGTGGGAGGACGGGAAACTCAAGTACACGCCGGCGGTGGAGCAGTTGGAATTCGCGTTCGAGTCGGTCCCGCGATCCGAGCCCTGGTTCGAGACATTCCGGCGGCAGGACCAGGACCAAGTCGTGGTCAAAAACGTTCACAAGTATTTTG aACTATACACGACAGCGTCGCCAAAGTTACCGTACGAAATCGGCCAGCTGCCGCCGCTGAAGCCGAACTGCTGCCCGCTGAGCGACCTCGTGAAGCGGGAGGAGAAGCCGGGGCCCTCGCGCGCCTACGGCACCCGCGGCATGAAGAAACAGCGCGTGCGACATCGTGCCCAAGCGCTCGCGGCCCACGACGCGCGCCCGCGGAAGTCGCCGCGCGAACACGCGTCCACCCTCGCCATCCTCGGCTCGGCCGGCCTGCTGCAGCGCCGCCGACCCGACGACGCCAAGTCCACCGCCTCCGAGGACACAACCAGCGACGCGCCCGCCCCACGGCCGGACCCCGCCGTCGCCGAGGCTCACGAAGCCTCCGAGCGTTTACGTCAGTTCCTCTCCGACGTGTTCGAGGACGCCGCCGAGTTCGACATGTCCGAGGCGCCCGCGGACGGCGAGCCCTCCGTCGTCGCGTCCTCCAACGCGCCCGACGTCTCCAGTTTGGTCTCCGAGTGCGAGCGCTGCGACCTCATCCGCAGCGAGATCGAGGCGGGCGTCGCCGAGCGCGCGCGCGGCCGCCGCGGCAAGTTCAAGAAGAAGAACAAGACCGGCTGGCCCAACAAGCGGAAGCGCGCCAAGAAGGACTCGCGCGCCGGCAGCGCCGACACCGCGCCCGGCGACCGCTCCGACGCCGACACCGACACTCGGCAGAGCACCGCCAGCGAGGACGACAGCCCGGCGCCCTCCGACCCCGACCGGACGCTCGACGGCGAGTCCGACGACGACGCCGATCGCACGCTCAAGCGGGAAGCCGACGACGCGTCCGAGGACGAGTCGGTGCAGCTCGACCTCAAAGTGGTCGTGCAGGAGGACAAGGGCAAGGGCTCGCCGGACAAGGACGACAAGCGAAGCTCGCGCTCGTCGCTGTCGGACAGCGAGGACAGGGAACTGCGCAAGAAGCGGCGCGCGCTGCAAGGCCTGCTACTGCAGCCGGTGGTGCGCGTGGCGCGCGTGGACCcggcagcggcgcggcgccTGCGCTCGGCCGCGCGCCCCAAGCGCGCCAGGTAG